A genomic segment from Xyrauchen texanus isolate HMW12.3.18 chromosome 21, RBS_HiC_50CHRs, whole genome shotgun sequence encodes:
- the LOC127661243 gene encoding ADP-ribosylation factor 4-like, whose product MGLTISSLFGRLFGKKQMRILMVGLDAAGKTTILYKLKLGEIVTTIPTIGFNVETVEYKNICFTVWDVGGQDKIRPLWRHYFQNTQGLIFVVDSNDRERVAESAEELAKMLQEDELRDAVLLVFANKQDLPNAMAVSELTDKLGLQSLRSRTWYVQATCATQGTGLYEGLDWLSNELSKH is encoded by the exons ATGGGACTCACGATCTCATCGCTCTTTGGGAGACTTTTTGGCAAGAAACAGATGAGAATACTGATGG TGGGTTTGGACGCTGCTGGTAAAACTACAATACTGTACAAGCTAAAGCTGGGAGAGATTGTCACCACTATTCCTACCATAG GTTTTAATGTAGAGACTGTTGAATACAAGAACATCTGCTTCACCGTGTGGGACGTCGGCGGCCAGGACAAGATCCGTCCTCTATGGAGGCACTATTTTCAGAACACCCAG GGTTTGATCTTTGTGGTGGACAgtaatgacagagagagagtggcaGAGTCTGCAGAGGAGCTTGCTAAAATG TTACAGGAAGATGAACTGAGGGACGCCGTGTTGCTGGTTTTCGCTAACAAACAGGATCTGCCTAACGCCATGGCTGTCAGTGAGCTCACAGACAAACTGGGTCTGCAGAGTCTACGCAGCAGAACG TGGTACGTTCAAGCAACTTGTGCTACACAAGGCACTGGACTCTATGAAGGACTGGACTGGTTATCAAACGAGCTCTCCAAACACTAG